GTCGGAAAGGAAGATTCATTCACTAATGAGTCATGCCGATGCACCTCACTCTTTTTCTGCATTTAGAACCTGGACACCTTTTGGATGTGAGCTTTACAACACCAGAATGCCCATGAACTTCTCCAATTATGGGTTAATTGGTGGACTGTGTTCAACTTACTATGGTAGTATTACCAGATCATTTTCCCAGATCCCAAGAGCTGGTACCCGAAATCATATTGTTTGGACGGAAGGTGAGGGCAATGAGAGGAACTATTCTTTTAATAAGCGGCGAAAGTGGCCAAAGGCATATGCTGCTCAAAATGAAATGGAGGAATTGGCCAACAGAAGTTCTGAAGGCAAGGCAGCTGGAGCAGGGGATGTCAATATGTCCTCTTTGAATGGAAAGAATCTTGAGGATAATGAGAATTCCTTAGTCAGCAGAAGTACACAAACCAAAGAAGGCAAAAAGAAAGTGAAGCAGCAATCTGGAAGCAAGAAAAAACAGAATCAATCATCCAGTTCTATAGCACCTAGTGAGGCATTAGACATGCCAAATAGCTCTGGAAAACTTTCTCTAGCAAAGGAGAGCAAGAATAACAGAAGTAAAAAATCTCCTGCATCGTCAGAGGTTAGAAGTCTTTCTCCTAGtctaattggatttttctaTATGGATCAGTATTTTGATTAACTCTGCATATGTTCagattaattcaaattcaagtaCTCTAACAGAAGTCGTTGATAGCAATATTTCAACAAAGAATGTCCAAAAGAAGACGACAAGGAGCTCAACTAAAAAGGGAAAATCTAATACAAAAGCCTGTTCTCCTCTGAAATCTAATGAGGAAGATACACTACAATCGGATGGCAAGGTATCACCAGAGCAAAATTTGCAATTGGTCAATAAAACCAAGTCTCAAGGTCAGAAGTCTTGGCGTCAGTTTTACCCGCCTACATCTAAATCTGTCGTGGTGGTGGAGTCCGTCACAAAGGCAAAAGTCATTCAAGGATACCTTGGTGAAATGTTTGAGGTCCTACCCAGTTATGGCCATGTCAGAGATTTAGCTGCAAGATCAGGATCGGTGAGACCTGATGATGACTTCAGTATGGTGTGGGAAGTCCCATCTGCTGCGTGGTCTCATCTTAAGAGTATTAAGGTTGCATTGAGTGGGTATGGTAGCTTCTGTCCAATTCAGTTATTGTTGTATTGCTAAACTATTATCCCACTTTCTGCTGCATCAGTTTTTTGCTTTCTTGCTACATGGTTTTGAATCCTGTTCTCCTACTGAATTTCAGTTTTAGAATTTCCACTGTATGCagtttacttttcttttttatgttttgaatttgttttaaattggCTTGTATATTTTCTCATCCCTTCTCCCTTGTTCCAGCGCAGAAAATCTTATTCTTGCCTCAGACCCTGATCGCGAAGGAGAGGCTATTGCTTGGCACATCATTGAGATGTTGAAGCAACAGGATGCTTTGCGTGAAGATGTCACTGTTGCAAGAGTCGTTTTTAATGAGATAACTGAATCCTCTATTAAAAGTGCCCTCCAAGCTCCACGAGAGATTGATGCAGATTTGGTGCATGCTTATCTTGCACGGCGTGCTCTTGATTACTTAATTGGATTCAATGTTTCTCCTTTACTATGGAGGAAATTACCTGGTTGCCAGTCTGCTGGACGTGTCCAGTCTGCTGCATTAGCTCTTATATGTGATAGGGAAAAGGAAATTGATGAATTCAAAGCGCAGGAGTATTGGACAATTGATGTTCTGTTCCAGAAGAAAGATCAGAATTCAGCCAATAACATTTCTCTCTCGTCGCATTTGACCCATTTTGATTCCAAAAGACTGCATCAGTTGTCAATTAGCTCTAATGTGGAGGCAAAAGATATTGAAGAAAAGATCAATCTGTCCAAGTTTCAAGTCATTAGCTCTAAAACTAGCAAATCTCGGAGAAATCCTCCCACGCCTTATATAACATCAACACTTCAGCAAGATGCTGCAAATAAATTGAACTTTGCCGCATCATATACAATGAAAGTTGCACAGAAGCTATATGAGGGAGTCCAATTATCGGATGGCAAGGCTACAGGACTGATAACTTATATGAGAACTGATGGATTACACTTATCAGATGAAGCAGCAAAGGATATCCAATCCTTCGTCATGGAAAAGTATGGACTGAATTTTGCAGCAAAGAGCACACgcaagtattttaaaaaggtgaaaaatgCTCAGGAGGCCCATGAAGCTATCAGACCCACTGATATACGCAGACTACCATCGATGCTTGTTGGGGTGCTCGATGAAGACTCCTTGAAGTTATATACTCTTATATGGTCTCGTACAATGGCATGTCAAATGGAACCTGCCATCATTGAGCAGATACAATGTGATATTGGTAATGCTAATCAGTCCATTATGTTCCGCTCGACGTGCTCGAAGGTGGACTTTCTAGGTTTCCAGGCTGTTTATGAGGATGCTGAAACCTTCAGAATCAGAAGTAATGAGGATGACGAGCATCAGCGAAGGGAAGTATTTGAGATTTTGAGCAATTTGAAAGGTGGCGATCCATTATTCTTGACTAAAGTTGAACCTGGTCAACACTATACACAGCCTCCACCTCGCTACTCTGAGGGGTCGTTAGTAAAAAATCTGGAGGAACTTGGCATAGGAAGACCTTCTACGTACGCAACCACTATTAAGGTGCTGAAAGAtagaaattacataacaaCACAAAACAGAACACTATATCCAGAATTTCGTGGTCGCATGGTGTCAGCATTTCTCTCTAGTTATTTCAATGAGGTGACAGACTATAGTTTCACTGCTGATATGGAGACTGAACTCGATAATGTTTCTGCTGGCATTACTGAATGGAAAGGCCTTCTAAAAGATTACTGGACTAGATTTAGTAAGTATTGTGAGTGTGCTAGCAAGCTCCACATACATCAGGTGGAGAAGATGTTGGAGAAAACATTTGgtggttttatattttcttctcttcctgATGGAAATAGAACTTGCCCCAGTTGTCTGGCGGGAAAATTGGTCTTCAAAGTTAGCAGGTTTGGTGCAGGATACTTTATTGGATGTGATCAACACCCAAAGTGCAAGTGAGTGGAAGCTCGGGATCAATTGAAGTTCATTTCTATTACATCCATAGATTtcagtttatatttatttttccttttggtGGCTGTAACATTCCAATGAATCTGCAGGTATATTGCTAGAACTCTTTACGgtgaagatgatgaagaagtCGATCCTGAACACCAAAAGAACAATGTGCAGGAGCCAAAGTTGCTTGGTCTAAATCCAGGGTCAAATGAAAAGGTTTTAATCTGGCCATACATTTTGTTGATTGTCTGTTACTAATAGTTCCCTGCATTGGTGATTGtgggttttatttttgcattaattgaCTTTGCTTGGTTGTCAACCTCGTAGGTTCTTTTAAAGAGCGGCCCATATGGATACTATGTGCAGCTTGGTGAAGACAGAAAGGGGCACTTACCTAAGAGAGCCTCAGTTTCTCAAGTATGTATTTAGTAACTGAAGTTCAAAAACCCCTCTTTCTCTCAATTTTCATCTGTGTATAGAATATTTCAATCCATTTAGAGCTGAAGCAAAACAATATCACTATGTTGGTTACAAAATTTCCCTGGTTAAAGTGACTTAGCAACTGAAGAAGCTTTGCAATTTCTCTGGTCACTTGTCAATTCGTTCGTATTTTCTCATGCTAGATAAAGAATGTAGACTCAATCACATTGGAACAAGCCCTTGACTTACTGCAGTATCCAGTGACCTTGGTATGTTCTCGATACAAtgtatcctttttctttctttactcTACATATCATCAGGCTGATCACAGATGGGCTCTGATTTCAGGGAAACCACCCAGATGATGGCCAACCAGTGATTTTAAAGCTTGCGAAGGTCGGATTTTCCGTTAGACACAGGCGCACAATCGCATCTGTACCCAAGGTAAACTCGGTTAACATATTGTTACTTGTATTCTTGGTATTGTTTCTGAACAATACAGCTTAGCTCTTACACGACTCAACTACCTGATTCTTTACGTGTAACGTTTGGCCTATCGACTTGAGAATATTGATCTTCTTCACAGAATATGAAACCTAACGAGGTCACCTTAGAGAAAGCTTTGCAACTACTACAGAGTAAAGATGTGAGGAGGTGTGGTCGACCGAAGCGCAAAGTTGTGGTTGAAGAGGCTGTTAAGGCTATGTAAGCATGCCTGTGATATGAATCCAAGCTATTGTTGTTTctattatagaaatatttttaaaaaaattatagaaagtCATTTACACCCTTTAACTTATGTCTATGTcttccctttttttctttttttcccaatAATTGTTTGCTCCTTTTCCTTATTTATATTCCATGAGAGAGGCTGTTTTCAATTGATAGATAAAGATTTTTGTCAACAATTCTTTCATCTGTACCAGGCAATTTGCAGTTGATTCTGAAGTTTTGTTGTTGTACCTATTTTtctaatcataataatattatttagggtaaattacaacgaattcttctaaaatttgataggATTGCAAAGACTAttcattgtttgaaatattataaatatttcagatgtctaattgaagaaattatgtaatttttggatggaggCAAAGAGTTgtcaattttttggttttattgtactttttttaaaaaataaaataaaaaaaaactgtaaGAAACTGCACGAGGTGGCgggaataatttgaataattacccACTGAGTTTATAAAAGATTTcagaaaatcttaaaaataagtgaaatcataaattatagttgataagggtattttgattcgttcaccataaaaattcaatagagATGTAATGAAGATtaacaaattgaattaattgttatgattgttaaattatgagattattgatattttttaaataataataaaatatttataattataacaaattttataaaagccTGTAATGTTCCCTACTATGTATTGAGAAAACACGAATCCGTGCAAGGTCCAATTAGATTCGCCATCAAACACGCACATCAGGCGTAAGTTGATGTAATTGTttgagatattaaatattaaatacttttttaataatttaaatttgtatgagtttattattttagtataacaCATTACGTGAAATGAGGTTCTCAATTTAAAtgtagaataaattacaacgttATCTCatgaggtttgacataatta
The nucleotide sequence above comes from Sesamum indicum cultivar Zhongzhi No. 13 linkage group LG11, S_indicum_v1.0, whole genome shotgun sequence. Encoded proteins:
- the LOC105174160 gene encoding uncharacterized protein LOC105174160 isoform X1; translated protein: MDLQIKHAVVVKVIGITCSRGQVTQLQNWALKRCPRICVKCSFPNAEKSKSQRLRTSCALATKSERKIHSLMSHADAPHSFSAFRTWTPFGCELYNTRMPMNFSNYGLIGGLCSTYYGSITRSFSQIPRAGTRNHIVWTEGEGNERNYSFNKRRKWPKAYAAQNEMEELANRSSEGKAAGAGDVNMSSLNGKNLEDNENSLVSRSTQTKEGKKKVKQQSGSKKKQNQSSSSIAPSEALDMPNSSGKLSLAKESKNNRSKKSPASSEINSNSSTLTEVVDSNISTKNVQKKTTRSSTKKGKSNTKACSPLKSNEEDTLQSDGKVSPEQNLQLVNKTKSQGQKSWRQFYPPTSKSVVVVESVTKAKVIQGYLGEMFEVLPSYGHVRDLAARSGSVRPDDDFSMVWEVPSAAWSHLKSIKVALSGAENLILASDPDREGEAIAWHIIEMLKQQDALREDVTVARVVFNEITESSIKSALQAPREIDADLVHAYLARRALDYLIGFNVSPLLWRKLPGCQSAGRVQSAALALICDREKEIDEFKAQEYWTIDVLFQKKDQNSANNISLSSHLTHFDSKRLHQLSISSNVEAKDIEEKINLSKFQVISSKTSKSRRNPPTPYITSTLQQDAANKLNFAASYTMKVAQKLYEGVQLSDGKATGLITYMRTDGLHLSDEAAKDIQSFVMEKYGLNFAAKSTRKYFKKVKNAQEAHEAIRPTDIRRLPSMLVGVLDEDSLKLYTLIWSRTMACQMEPAIIEQIQCDIGNANQSIMFRSTCSKVDFLGFQAVYEDAETFRIRSNEDDEHQRREVFEILSNLKGGDPLFLTKVEPGQHYTQPPPRYSEGSLVKNLEELGIGRPSTYATTIKVLKDRNYITTQNRTLYPEFRGRMVSAFLSSYFNEVTDYSFTADMETELDNVSAGITEWKGLLKDYWTRFSKYCECASKLHIHQVEKMLEKTFGGFIFSSLPDGNRTCPSCLAGKLVFKVSRFGAGYFIGCDQHPKCKYIARTLYGEDDEEVDPEHQKNNVQEPKLLGLNPGSNEKVLLKSGPYGYYVQLGEDRKGHLPKRASVSQIKNVDSITLEQALDLLQYPVTLGNHPDDGQPVILKLAKVGFSVRHRRTIASVPKNMKPNEVTLEKALQLLQSKDVRRCGRPKRKVVVEEAVKAM
- the LOC105174160 gene encoding uncharacterized protein LOC105174160 isoform X2; its protein translation is MDLQIKHAVVVKVIGITCSRGQVTQNWALKRCPRICVKCSFPNAEKSKSQRLRTSCALATKSERKIHSLMSHADAPHSFSAFRTWTPFGCELYNTRMPMNFSNYGLIGGLCSTYYGSITRSFSQIPRAGTRNHIVWTEGEGNERNYSFNKRRKWPKAYAAQNEMEELANRSSEGKAAGAGDVNMSSLNGKNLEDNENSLVSRSTQTKEGKKKVKQQSGSKKKQNQSSSSIAPSEALDMPNSSGKLSLAKESKNNRSKKSPASSEINSNSSTLTEVVDSNISTKNVQKKTTRSSTKKGKSNTKACSPLKSNEEDTLQSDGKVSPEQNLQLVNKTKSQGQKSWRQFYPPTSKSVVVVESVTKAKVIQGYLGEMFEVLPSYGHVRDLAARSGSVRPDDDFSMVWEVPSAAWSHLKSIKVALSGAENLILASDPDREGEAIAWHIIEMLKQQDALREDVTVARVVFNEITESSIKSALQAPREIDADLVHAYLARRALDYLIGFNVSPLLWRKLPGCQSAGRVQSAALALICDREKEIDEFKAQEYWTIDVLFQKKDQNSANNISLSSHLTHFDSKRLHQLSISSNVEAKDIEEKINLSKFQVISSKTSKSRRNPPTPYITSTLQQDAANKLNFAASYTMKVAQKLYEGVQLSDGKATGLITYMRTDGLHLSDEAAKDIQSFVMEKYGLNFAAKSTRKYFKKVKNAQEAHEAIRPTDIRRLPSMLVGVLDEDSLKLYTLIWSRTMACQMEPAIIEQIQCDIGNANQSIMFRSTCSKVDFLGFQAVYEDAETFRIRSNEDDEHQRREVFEILSNLKGGDPLFLTKVEPGQHYTQPPPRYSEGSLVKNLEELGIGRPSTYATTIKVLKDRNYITTQNRTLYPEFRGRMVSAFLSSYFNEVTDYSFTADMETELDNVSAGITEWKGLLKDYWTRFSKYCECASKLHIHQVEKMLEKTFGGFIFSSLPDGNRTCPSCLAGKLVFKVSRFGAGYFIGCDQHPKCKYIARTLYGEDDEEVDPEHQKNNVQEPKLLGLNPGSNEKVLLKSGPYGYYVQLGEDRKGHLPKRASVSQIKNVDSITLEQALDLLQYPVTLGNHPDDGQPVILKLAKVGFSVRHRRTIASVPKNMKPNEVTLEKALQLLQSKDVRRCGRPKRKVVVEEAVKAM